The Hemibagrus wyckioides isolate EC202008001 linkage group LG12, SWU_Hwy_1.0, whole genome shotgun sequence genome includes a window with the following:
- the LOC131362395 gene encoding NACHT, LRR and PYD domains-containing protein 3-like isoform X6, whose protein sequence is MQAMLVLGRCCHRPDLRVRRIDWKRSMCLLGINWERLVCGRRGTMMSGVRDETFRPIQIKRSDSPEPSSISMKSDVSMDLPWNITDSLHAVRSIQIKRSDSPKPNCLSMKSNVSMDLPRNFKDADSLHADSTVPKNRSKSPEPSCVSMKSDASMDLPWNFKDAGSLHADSIVPKKRSKPSEPSCVSMKSEVSMDLPSNFRDAGSLHADSASRKALKRREIISATGHKPQSAAVNELQKKFKLNLKKKFQCLNGVMLNLGTQRLLNEIYTELYITEGDSGDVNNEHEVRQIEAASRRTTTTEETPIKCNDIFKPLSKKDKPIRTVLKKTSSEQDKPIRTVLTKGVAGIGKTVSVQKFILDWSEGKTNQDVHLIFPLPFRELNLMKDQKLSLMELLHVFFKETKKTEMSRLEKVLFIFDGLDECRFPLNFQNTERVCDVTESASVQELLINLIKGNLLPSALIWITSRPAAADQIPSECVHRVTEVRGFNDPQKEEYFRKRISDQSLANNIITHLKSLRSLYIMCHIPVFCWISATVLERMLGEAETGEIPKTLTEMYTHFLIIQTNIIRGKYSQKQESDEEMLLKLGQLAFQQLMKGNLIFYEEDLRECGIDVREAAVYSGVCTQIFREEFGLHQSKVYCFVHLTIQEHLAALYVHQTFMKKKINVLNQSQVCNTISDVHKSAVEQALKSQTGHLDLFLRFLLGFSLESNQKLLHTLITQTGSSSDSKEETVQYIKQKISKDLPPEKSINLFHCLNELGDNSLVEEIQRYLKSGKQSRLSSSQLSALVFVLLTSEQDLEEFDLNKYFSPEKITDLVLLKMMPVIAASRKAIIRCDAIQSGLLALASVLNSKSSNLKELHLTVDTLQVSGNDLRISGVNTLCAVLENPQCKVEKLRLCDCGVSDEGCAALTSALRSNPSHLRELNLSENNLGDSGVKSLSGLLENSLCKLERLGLWDCGVSDKDCTALTSALRSNPSHLRDLDLSENNLGDSGMKSLSALLENPLCKLETLRLRGCGVSDEGCAALTSALRSNPSHLRELDLFGNNLGDSGVKSLSALLENPLCKLETLRLYSCRVSDEGCAALTSALRSNPSHLRELNLSGNNLGDSGVKSLSALLENPHCKLETLRLYDCGVSVEGCAALTSALRSNPSHLRELNLDGNKIRDSGVKSLSALLENPLCKLETLRLCGCGVSDEGCNALTSALRSNPSHLRDLNLSENKLGDSGVKSLSALLENPLCKLETLGCIDCDVSDEDYAALSSALTSNPSHCIYTCSKPKEWEETWLYNYKDHFLNTISTPRG, encoded by the exons GCCTATACAGATAAAGAGATCAGACTCACCAGAACCCAGCAGTAtctccatgaagagtgatgTGTCTATGGATCTTCCTTGGAACATTACAGACTCTTTACATGCAGTCAG GTCTATACAGATAAAGAGATCAGACTCACCAAAACCCAACTGTCTCTCCATGAAGAGTAATGTGTCTATGGATCTTCCTAGGAACTTTAAAGATGCAGACTCCTTACATGCAGACAG TACTGTACCAAAGAATAGATCAAAGTCACCAGAACCCAGCTGTGtctccatgaagagtgatgCGTCTATGGATCTTCCTTGGAACTTTAAAGATGCAGGCTCCTTACATGCAGACAG TATTGTACCAAAGAAGAGATCAAAGCCATCAGAGCCCAGCTGTGTCTCCATGAAGAGTGAGGTGTCTATGGATCTTCCTTCGAACTTTAGAGATGCAGGCTCCTTACATGCAGACAG TGCTTCAAGAAAGGCattaaagagaagagaaatcaTCTCAGCTACAGG ACACAAACCACAATCTGCTGCTGTTAATGAACTCCAGAAAAAGTTCAAATTAAATCTGAAGAAGAAGTTTCAGTGTTTAAATGGAGTGATGTTAAACCTGGGAACCCAAAGACTCctgaatgagatctacacagagctctacatcacagagggagacagtggagacgtcaataatgaacatgaggtgagacagatcgAGGCAGCATCcaggagaacaacaacaacagaggaAACACCAATCAAATGTAATGACATCTTTAAGCCTTTGTCTAAAAAAGACAAACCCATCAGAACTGTGCTGAAAAAGACCTCATCTGAACAAGACAAACCCATCAGAACTGTTCTGACAAAGGGAGTCGCTGGCAtcggaaaaacagtctctgtacagaagttcattctggactggTCTGAAGGGAAAACAAATCAGGACGTCCACCTcatatttccacttcctttcagagagctgaatttgatgaaggaccagaaactgagtctgatggagctccttcatgtcttttttaaggaaacaaaaaaaacagaaatgtccaGATTGGAAaaggttctgttcatttttgacgGATTGGACGAGTGTCGTTTTCCTCTGAATTtccagaacacagagagagtgtgtgatgtaactgaatcagcatcagtgcaggagctgctgataaacctgatcaaagggaatctgcttccctctgctctcatcTGGATCACCTCCCGACCAGCAGCAGCTGATCAAATCCCCTCTGAGTGTGTGCATCGAGTCACAGAGGTACGAGGGTTCAATGACCCACAGAaggaggagtatttcaggaagaggatcagtgatcagagcctggccaataacatcatcacacacctgaagtcattaagaagcctctacatcatgtgccacatcccagtcttctgctggatttcagccactgttctagagaggatgttgggtgaagcagagactggagagatccccaagactctgactgaaatgtacacacacttcctcatcattcagacaaacatcataAGAGGAAAATACTCACAGAAGCaggagagtgatgaagaaatGCTTCTTAAACTGGGACAACTGGCTTTTCAGCAGCTGATGAAAGGgaacctgatcttctatgaggaagacctgagagagtgtggcattgatgtgagagaagcagcagtgtactcaggtgtgtgtacgcagatcttcagagaggagtttgggctTCACCAGAGTAAAGTGTACTGCTTTGTTCATCTGACCATTCAGGAGCATCTTGCAGCTCTGTATGTGCACCAGACCTTCATGAAGAAAAAGATAAATGTTCTTAATCAGAGTCAGGTCTGTAACACAATTTCAGATGTTCACAAGTCTGCAGTAGAGCAGGCATTAAAAAGTCAAACTGGACATCTGGACCTTTTCCTTCGCTTTCTTCTGGGTTtctcactggagtccaatcaGAAACTCTTACATACCTTAataacacagacaggaagtagctcCGACAGCAAAGAGGAAACAGTTCAGTACATTAAGCAGAAGATCAGTAAAGATCTTCCtccagagaaatccatcaatctgttccactgtctgaatgaactggGTGATAATTCTCTAGTGGAGGAAATCCAACGCTACCTGAAATCTGGAAAACAAAGTAGACTCTCTTCCTCCCAGTTgtctgctctggtgtttgtgttactgacctcAGAACAGGATCTGGAAGAATTTgacctaaataaatatttcagtccAGAGAAGATAACAGATCTGGTTCTTCTGAAGATGATGCCTGTGATTGCAGCATCCAGAAAAGCAAT TATCAGGTGTGATGCAATACAAAGTGGTTTGTTGGCTCTGGCATCAGTGCTCAACTCAAAAAGCTCCAATCTGAAAGAACTGCATCTGACTGTTGATACACTTCAGGTGTCTGGGAATGATCTAAGGATCTCAGGAGTGAATACTCTCtgtgctgtactggagaatcctcagtGTAAAGTGGAGAAACTGAG gttgtgtgattgtggtgtctcagatgaaggctgtgctgctctgacttcagctctgagatcaaacccctcacacctgagagaactgaatcTATCTGAgaataatctaggagactcaggagtgaagagtctctctggtCTACTGGAGAATTCTCTCTGTAAACTGGAGAGACTggg gTTGTGGGATTGTGGTGTCTCAGATAAAGACTGtactgctctgacttcagctctgagatcaaacccctcacacctgagagacctgGATCTGTCTGAgaataatctaggagactcaggaatgaagagtctctctgctctactggagaatcctctctgtaaactggagacactgag gttgcgTGGTTGTGgtgtctcagatgaaggctgtgctgctctgacttcagctctgagatcaaacccctcacacctgagagaactggatctgtttgggaataatctaggagactcaggagtgaagagtctctctgctctactggagaatcctctctgtaaactggagacactgag gttgtatagttgtcgtgtctcagatgaaggctgtgctgctctgacttcagctctgagatcaaacccctcacacctgagagaactgaatcTGTCTGGgaataatctaggagactcaggagtgaagagtctctctgctctactggagaatcctcactgtaaactggagacactgag gttGTATGATTGTGGTGTTTCAgttgaaggctgtgctgctctgacttcagctctgagatcaaacccctcacacctgagagaactgaatcTGGATGGGAATAAAAtcagagactcaggagtgaagagtctctctgctctactggagaatcctctctgtaaactggagacactgag gttgtgtggttgtgGTGTCTCAGACGAAGGCTGTaatgctctgacttcagctctgagatcaaacccctcacacctgagagacctgAATCTGTCTGAGAATAaactaggagactcaggagtgaagagtctctctgctctactggagaatcctctctgtaaactggagacactag
- the LOC131362395 gene encoding NACHT, LRR and PYD domains-containing protein 12-like isoform X3 encodes MQAMLVLGRCCHRPDLRVRRPIQIKRSDSPEPSSISMKSDVSMDLPWNITDSLHAVRSIQIKRSDSPKPNCLSMKSNVSMDLPRNFKDADSLHADSTVPKNRSKSPEPSCVSMKSDASMDLPWNFKDAGSLHADSIVPKKRSKPSEPSCVSMKSEVSMDLPSNFRDAGSLHADSASRKALKRREIISATGHKPQSAAVNELQKKFKLNLKKKFQCLNGVMLNLGTQRLLNEIYTELYITEGDSGDVNNEHEVRQIEAASRRTTTTEETPIKCNDIFKPLSKKDKPIRTVLKKTSSEQDKPIRTVLTKGVAGIGKTVSVQKFILDWSEGKTNQDVHLIFPLPFRELNLMKDQKLSLMELLHVFFKETKKTEMSRLEKVLFIFDGLDECRFPLNFQNTERVCDVTESASVQELLINLIKGNLLPSALIWITSRPAAADQIPSECVHRVTEVRGFNDPQKEEYFRKRISDQSLANNIITHLKSLRSLYIMCHIPVFCWISATVLERMLGEAETGEIPKTLTEMYTHFLIIQTNIIRGKYSQKQESDEEMLLKLGQLAFQQLMKGNLIFYEEDLRECGIDVREAAVYSGVCTQIFREEFGLHQSKVYCFVHLTIQEHLAALYVHQTFMKKKINVLNQSQVCNTISDVHKSAVEQALKSQTGHLDLFLRFLLGFSLESNQKLLHTLITQTGSSSDSKEETVQYIKQKISKDLPPEKSINLFHCLNELGDNSLVEEIQRYLKSGKQSRLSSSQLSALVFVLLTSEQDLEEFDLNKYFSPEKITDLVLLKMMPVIAASRKAIIRCDAIQSGLLALASVLNSKSSNLKELHLTVDTLQVSGNDLRISGVNTLCAVLENPQCKVEKLRLCDCGVSDEGCAALTSALRSNPSHLRELNLSENNLGDSGVKSLSGLLENSLCKLERLGLWDCGVSDKDCTALTSALRSNPSHLRDLDLSENNLGDSGMKSLSALLENPLCKLETLRLRGCGVSDEGCAALTSALRSNPSHLRELDLFGNNLGDSGVKSLSALLENPLCKLETLRIRCDTIQEKTSVALASVLNSETSNLKELHLTVYALELSRNDLGALGVREMHLTVDTLELYGNKLGDSGVETLCAVLENPQSKVEKVRLYSCRVSDEGCAALTSALRSNPSHLRELNLSGNNLGDSGVKSLSALLENPHCKLETLRLYDCGVSVEGCAALTSALRSNPSHLRELNLDGNKIRDSGVKSLSALLENPLCKLETLRAKVENRINRLCGCGVSDEGCNALTSALRSNPSHLRDLNLSENKLGDSGVKSLSALLENPLCKLETLGCIDCDVSDEDYAALSSALTSNPSHCIYTCSKPKEWEETWLYNYKDHFLNTISTPRG; translated from the exons GCCTATACAGATAAAGAGATCAGACTCACCAGAACCCAGCAGTAtctccatgaagagtgatgTGTCTATGGATCTTCCTTGGAACATTACAGACTCTTTACATGCAGTCAG GTCTATACAGATAAAGAGATCAGACTCACCAAAACCCAACTGTCTCTCCATGAAGAGTAATGTGTCTATGGATCTTCCTAGGAACTTTAAAGATGCAGACTCCTTACATGCAGACAG TACTGTACCAAAGAATAGATCAAAGTCACCAGAACCCAGCTGTGtctccatgaagagtgatgCGTCTATGGATCTTCCTTGGAACTTTAAAGATGCAGGCTCCTTACATGCAGACAG TATTGTACCAAAGAAGAGATCAAAGCCATCAGAGCCCAGCTGTGTCTCCATGAAGAGTGAGGTGTCTATGGATCTTCCTTCGAACTTTAGAGATGCAGGCTCCTTACATGCAGACAG TGCTTCAAGAAAGGCattaaagagaagagaaatcaTCTCAGCTACAGG ACACAAACCACAATCTGCTGCTGTTAATGAACTCCAGAAAAAGTTCAAATTAAATCTGAAGAAGAAGTTTCAGTGTTTAAATGGAGTGATGTTAAACCTGGGAACCCAAAGACTCctgaatgagatctacacagagctctacatcacagagggagacagtggagacgtcaataatgaacatgaggtgagacagatcgAGGCAGCATCcaggagaacaacaacaacagaggaAACACCAATCAAATGTAATGACATCTTTAAGCCTTTGTCTAAAAAAGACAAACCCATCAGAACTGTGCTGAAAAAGACCTCATCTGAACAAGACAAACCCATCAGAACTGTTCTGACAAAGGGAGTCGCTGGCAtcggaaaaacagtctctgtacagaagttcattctggactggTCTGAAGGGAAAACAAATCAGGACGTCCACCTcatatttccacttcctttcagagagctgaatttgatgaaggaccagaaactgagtctgatggagctccttcatgtcttttttaaggaaacaaaaaaaacagaaatgtccaGATTGGAAaaggttctgttcatttttgacgGATTGGACGAGTGTCGTTTTCCTCTGAATTtccagaacacagagagagtgtgtgatgtaactgaatcagcatcagtgcaggagctgctgataaacctgatcaaagggaatctgcttccctctgctctcatcTGGATCACCTCCCGACCAGCAGCAGCTGATCAAATCCCCTCTGAGTGTGTGCATCGAGTCACAGAGGTACGAGGGTTCAATGACCCACAGAaggaggagtatttcaggaagaggatcagtgatcagagcctggccaataacatcatcacacacctgaagtcattaagaagcctctacatcatgtgccacatcccagtcttctgctggatttcagccactgttctagagaggatgttgggtgaagcagagactggagagatccccaagactctgactgaaatgtacacacacttcctcatcattcagacaaacatcataAGAGGAAAATACTCACAGAAGCaggagagtgatgaagaaatGCTTCTTAAACTGGGACAACTGGCTTTTCAGCAGCTGATGAAAGGgaacctgatcttctatgaggaagacctgagagagtgtggcattgatgtgagagaagcagcagtgtactcaggtgtgtgtacgcagatcttcagagaggagtttgggctTCACCAGAGTAAAGTGTACTGCTTTGTTCATCTGACCATTCAGGAGCATCTTGCAGCTCTGTATGTGCACCAGACCTTCATGAAGAAAAAGATAAATGTTCTTAATCAGAGTCAGGTCTGTAACACAATTTCAGATGTTCACAAGTCTGCAGTAGAGCAGGCATTAAAAAGTCAAACTGGACATCTGGACCTTTTCCTTCGCTTTCTTCTGGGTTtctcactggagtccaatcaGAAACTCTTACATACCTTAataacacagacaggaagtagctcCGACAGCAAAGAGGAAACAGTTCAGTACATTAAGCAGAAGATCAGTAAAGATCTTCCtccagagaaatccatcaatctgttccactgtctgaatgaactggGTGATAATTCTCTAGTGGAGGAAATCCAACGCTACCTGAAATCTGGAAAACAAAGTAGACTCTCTTCCTCCCAGTTgtctgctctggtgtttgtgttactgacctcAGAACAGGATCTGGAAGAATTTgacctaaataaatatttcagtccAGAGAAGATAACAGATCTGGTTCTTCTGAAGATGATGCCTGTGATTGCAGCATCCAGAAAAGCAAT TATCAGGTGTGATGCAATACAAAGTGGTTTGTTGGCTCTGGCATCAGTGCTCAACTCAAAAAGCTCCAATCTGAAAGAACTGCATCTGACTGTTGATACACTTCAGGTGTCTGGGAATGATCTAAGGATCTCAGGAGTGAATACTCTCtgtgctgtactggagaatcctcagtGTAAAGTGGAGAAACTGAG gttgtgtgattgtggtgtctcagatgaaggctgtgctgctctgacttcagctctgagatcaaacccctcacacctgagagaactgaatcTATCTGAgaataatctaggagactcaggagtgaagagtctctctggtCTACTGGAGAATTCTCTCTGTAAACTGGAGAGACTggg gTTGTGGGATTGTGGTGTCTCAGATAAAGACTGtactgctctgacttcagctctgagatcaaacccctcacacctgagagacctgGATCTGTCTGAgaataatctaggagactcaggaatgaagagtctctctgctctactggagaatcctctctgtaaactggagacactgag gttgcgTGGTTGTGgtgtctcagatgaaggctgtgctgctctgacttcagctctgagatcaaacccctcacacctgagagaactggatctgtttgggaataatctaggagactcaggagtgaagagtctctctgctctactggagaatcctctctgtaaactggagacactgag gATCAGGTGTGATACAATTCAAGAAAAAACTAGTGTAGCTCTGGCATCAGTACTCAACTCAGAAACCTCCAATCTGAAAGAACTGCACCTGACTGTGTATGCACTGGAGCTGTCTAGGAATGATCTAGGAGCATTAGGAGTGAGAGAAATGCATCTGACCGTGGATACACTGGAGTTGTATGGGAATAAGCTTGGCGATTCAGGAGTGGAAACACTCTGTGCTGTATTGGAGAATCCCCAGTCTAAAGTGGAGAAAGTAAG gttgtatagttgtcgtgtctcagatgaaggctgtgctgctctgacttcagctctgagatcaaacccctcacacctgagagaactgaatcTGTCTGGgaataatctaggagactcaggagtgaagagtctctctgctctactggagaatcctcactgtaaactggagacactgag gttGTATGATTGTGGTGTTTCAgttgaaggctgtgctgctctgacttcagctctgagatcaaacccctcacacctgagagaactgaatcTGGATGGGAATAAAAtcagagactcaggagtgaagagtctctctgctctactggagaatcctctctgtaaactggagacactgag AGCTAAAGTAGAGAACAGAATCAACAG gttgtgtggttgtgGTGTCTCAGACGAAGGCTGTaatgctctgacttcagctctgagatcaaacccctcacacctgagagacctgAATCTGTCTGAGAATAaactaggagactcaggagtgaagagtctctctgctctactggagaatcctctctgtaaactggagacactag